A stretch of Halichondria panicea chromosome 1, odHalPani1.1, whole genome shotgun sequence DNA encodes these proteins:
- the LOC135338212 gene encoding uncharacterized protein LOC135338212, whose protein sequence is MKKAIDAMPGVFPSSTTLAPPLAKKPRLGRSFSNYAGHSSKTSQTASSESPDVVVHVSYKNAKKSYPLTPNRKHLTKAIAIAVEAMKDKSVKKYILKLVGQEIFEVKCMASDKVNSILQSTNADDLKCFSWNSLLTELTQFAPLMSSVLVSATKTRAPRSITKAVIGMCAAIILKHRNPRMNIVQKINSLILYAGHSSKQVYQRLNPLNLTVSHVSMIRVLAKVGLGYDARVKEWRDSLLATITDEDELTTQQAPWSKSTEDGAADSDDCSTDSDDSWKQFSPMTSSSSEDHDSADDTGDEDLN, encoded by the exons ATGAAGAAGGCAATTGATGCAATGCCGGGTGTTTTTCCTTCATCAACAACATTAGCCCCACCTTTAGCAAAGAAACCTCGTCTAGGCAGGTCTTTTAGCAATTATGCTGGCCATAGCAGTAAAACATCTCAGACTGCGAGCAGCGAGTCTCCAGACGTTGTT GTTCATGTCTCTTACAAGAACGCAAAGAAGAGCTATCCCCTCACTCCTAATCGAAAGCACTTAACAAAAGCGATAGCCATTGCTGTCGAGGCCATGAAGGATAAGTCTGTCAAGAAATACATATTGAAGCTTGTCGGACAAGAAATATTCGAAGTGAAGTGTATGGCATCCGACAAGGTTAACTCAATCCTTCAGAGCACAAACGCCGATGACCTGAAATGTTTCTCCTGGAATTCTCTGCTTACTGAGCTCACACAGTTTGCTCCCTTGATGTCCAGTGTTCTAGTTTCTGCTACCAAAACTCGAGCACCTCGTTCTATTACCAAGGCAGTGATCGGTATGTGCGCAGCAATCATTCTCAAACACAGAAACCCTAGGATGAATATCGTTCAGAAAATTAATTCACTGATCTTGTACGCTGGTCATAGTTCAAAACAG GTGTATCAACGCTTGAACCCCCTCAACCTAACTGTGTCTCACGTATCGATGATTCGAGTGTTGGCAAAGGTAGGGCTGGGTTATGATGCCAGGGTGAAGGAGTGGAGAGACTCTCTTCTTGCCACTATCACTGACGAGGATGAATTA ACTACACAACAAGCTCCTTGGTCAAAATCAACAGAAGATGGTGCAGCAGACTCTGATGACTGTTCGACTGACAGTGATGACTCGTGGAAACAATTTTCCCCAATGACATCTTCCTCTTCTGAAGATCATGATAGTGCAGACGATACTGGTGATGAAGACCTTAATTAA